The Cellulophaga sp. RHA19 genome includes the window TGTTGTTAATTTAGGGTTTAATGCTGCCATTTCCCAAGCAATACCACCACCTAAAGAGCCTCCAATAATTGCGTAAAGCGAATTTATTTTTAATTCATCTAAACCTAACAAAAACAAATGAGCAATATCTTTAGCAACAAAATCTTTGTAGTTTTCTATTACAAAACCATCAAAACCATTACCAGGGATGTTAAAAGATAGCACTGTATATTTTGTGGTATCTATACATTTGCCCTCGCCAATTAATGTAGACCACCAACCGTCTTCCCCAGACACATTAGAGTTACCTGTTAAAGCGTGATTTACAAGTACAATTGGAGCTGTGTGCAACTCTGCTCCAAATACTTGGTAAGACAAGTCTATATCTTGTGTTTTACCGCTAAGCGTTGTATATTTTTTTAGTTTGATATGTTGCAACATAGTAAGCTGTTTTAACCTAGAAAATTACACTAGGTTATTCTTTTAGTTTTAATAAAATTGAAGAACTATTTTAAGCAATAACTTCTGCTTTTATAACTTTAAAAGCCTCCTCTAAATCTAACTTTAAATCGTCTACATCTTCTAAACCAACAGACAAACGAATTAGATCTTGACCAACACCAGCAGACTCTTGCTGCTCTACTGTTAATTGTTGATGCGTTGTACTTGCAGGATGAATTATTAAAGATTTAGTATCTCCTATGTTTGCTAAAAGAGAAAATATTTTAGTAGCATCTGTTACTTTTTTAGCCGCCTCAAAACCATCTTTTAAACCAAACGTTACTAATCCGCTTTGTCCTTTTGGTAAATATTCTTTGGCAAGGTCATAGTATTTATTACTTTCTAATCCTGGGTAATTTACCCAAGCAACCTCATCTCTACCCTCTAACCAAGTAGCCAATTCTAGTGCGTTTGCACTATGTTGTTTTATACGCACTGGTAAAGTCTCTAAACCTTGTATAATTTGGAAAGCATTAAACGGACTTAAAGCTCCACCAAAATCTCTTAACCCCTCTAAAATTAATTTATATGTGAATGCAGCATTACCAAGAGCCTCACTATACACCAAACCGTGGTAACCTGCAGACGGCTCTGTAAACTCTGGAAACTTCCCGTTTGTCCAGTCAAACGTACCAGCATCTACAATTGCTCCTCCTAAAGAAGTTCCTTGTCCGCCTATATATTTTGTTAGTGAGTGTATTACTAAATTAGCTCCGTGCTCTATTGGGTTTAACAATGCTGGTGATGCTACTGTATTATCTACAATAAAAGGCACCTTTGCAGCTTTTGCTTCTTTAGAAATTGCTTTTAAATCTAGTACGTCTAATTTTGGGTTTCCTAGCGACTCTACAAAAAATGCTCTTGTATTTTCTTGTACTGCTTTGCCAAAACTTTCTGGGTTAGATGCATCTACAAAAGTGGTTGTAATACCTAACCTTGGCAAGGTTACATTTAACAAATTAAACGTACCACCATATAAACTGCTAGATGCTACAATGTGGTCTCCTGCACGTAAAAGAGTTAATAAGCCTGTAGAAATTGCTGCTGTACCAGATGCAAATACTACTGCTCCTACACCACCTTCTGCTGCAGCCAACCTATCTTGTAATATTTGATTTGTTGGGTTGTTTAAACGTGTGTAAATAAATCCTAGTTCTGATAACGAGAATAAATTTGCCGCGTGGTCTGTATCTTTAAAAACGTATGAAGACGTTTGGTAAATAGGCACTGCTCTTGTACCTGCTGTTTCTGATGGGTTGTGACCTGCGTGTAATGCGTTTGTTGCTAATTTTTGAGTACTCATAATTTTGATTTTTTAATTATTAAAATTGATAAAATAAAAAAGTCAAAACCGCGTCTTGCCGACTTTGCAAGATGGTTTAAAAATTAAATGAGTTAAAAAGAAATTGGAAATTTACTTTTTTTGAAATAAAAAAGCTTGTTTCGTTATCTGCCTATAGTACCGCTGTACTTGGTAGAATTTAGCACCTTCTTTGTATTGCACAAAGGGTTGCTAAGGCTTCATTGGGTCTAATCCCTCCGCCTTTCTTGATAACTATTCAATAAGTGTTTTGAACTTTGAGTTACAAATATATGTTCAGAAAAATTTAATATCCTAATCTTTTTTGAAAAAATATTGAAATTTACTTTCTAAGTACCGTTAAATAACAGAAACATAATTTTTGTTTGTTTTTGTAACGATTTATTAAATTGAAACTTTATTTGTGTTAGGGATTGTAGTGAAAATCCTTTTTTATTTTTCTTAAAAAAGATTGCAACAAAAAGCCCGACCCTTGTGGTAACACCCAAATAAAAAGTAGAATATTGAGTATAAAAAAAGTGCTTTACCATTACAGCAAAGCACTTTTATATATGATTAGAAACTTTATTTTAAAGATTAAAAGCAGCTTTTACTGCGTTTACCATATCTAGTTTTTCCCAAGTAAAAAGTTCTACTTCTTTTTCTACCTTACCATTGTATGGAGACTCAAAAACTTTTGTGATTGTTTTTGGCTCTTTACCCATATGACCATAAGCTGCGGTTTCTAAATAAATAGGGTTTCTTAGCTTTAAACGATCTTCTATGGCAAAAGGACGCATATCAAAAATTTGCGCTACTGTTTTTGCAATTTCTCCGTCTGTTAAATTTACTTTTGCTGTACCATATGTGTCTACATAAATAGAAGTTGGCTCTACTACGCCTATGGCGTAACTTACTTGTACCAAAATCTCGTCTGCAATACCAGCTGCTACTAAATTTTTAGCTGCGTGCCTTGCTGCATATGCTGCACTACGGTCTACTTTACTTGGATCTTTACCACTAAATGCACCACCTCCGTGAGCACCTTTACCACCATAGGTATCTACTATAATTTTACGTCCTGTAAGACCTGTGTCTCCGTGAGGACCACCAATTACAAATTTACCTGTTGGGTTAATATGGTACTGTATTTTGTCTGTAAATAACGCTTGCACTTTCTCTGGAAATTGCGCTATTACTTTTGGCATTAAAATAGAAATAATATCTGATTTTATTTGCGCTAACATTTTTTCATCGTCAGCATCAAAATCGTCATGCTGTGTAGATACAACAATAGTATCTATACGCTGTGGTACGTTATCATCTGAATATTCTATAGTTACCTGCGCCTTTGCATCTGGGCGTAAATAAGAGATTTCTTTACCGTCTCTACGCAATGCTGCAAGCTCTTGTAATATTTTATGCGATATATCTAATGCCAATGGCATATAGTTTTCTGTTTCTTTGCTTGCGTAACCAAACATCATACCTTGGTCACCGGCACCTTGCTCTTCTTTAGAACCACGGTCTACACCTTGATTAATGTCTTGTGACTGCTCGTGAATTAAGGAAATAACACCACAAGAATCTCCACTAAATTGGTAAGCTCCTTTTGTGTAACCAATGTTATTAATTACCTCACGTGCTATGTTTTGCAAATCTACGTAAGTGTTACTTTTTACCTCACCAGCAAGCACTACTTGCCCAGTTGTAACTAGTGTTTCACAAGCTACTTTACTTTCTGGATCAAAAGCTAAAAAATTATCTAATAATGCATCACTAATTTGATCTGCAATTTTATCTGGATGTCCTTCACTTACAGATTCTGATGTGAATAAATATGCCATAATATTGTACTTCTATTGTTAGTAGAGGAATGGTAAGGTAGATTGCAACAAAACAGGAAAAGGTGCTGATAAAAAATCAGCTAAAATCTGTTTTAGCATTTTTTGTAGTACTGAGTAACAGTATACGAGGTTGCAATCAGTCAAATCCTTCCTCTTAATTTAGACTGCAAAAGTATAAAATTAGATTGGTTCTAAAATAGTTTTAACGAAAAAATAAGAGGCTACAGTTACAAATTGCTTTGTATACCATAACCTCTTTATTAACAAACAATGCTGTATTACAGGTTGTACCTTACTTTTAAGGTTACGTATCTAGGTTGTATAAAATACTCGCTTGTGCTTACAAACAAGGTATTATCACTATCCTGGTTTAAAGATTCTGTATTAAATAAGTTGGTTACCCCTAAAATATACTCCCATTTGCTATCCTTTTTTTGATAACCTAATGTAGCATCCATAAAAGAATATGTATTTAAACTTTCTATCTCGTTTTTGTAATTGTAGTAAGAGTAGTCTGCATTAAAAATAAAATCTCTTAAAAAAGTAGCATCTAGTTTTACACTTGGCTGATGTGTATAATATTTTATACTAGAGCCATTTGGCTGTTCGTAATTGTTTACCGCTAAATTATAACCAAACTCTATATTTGGCGCATTTAAAAAACGTGTCCCCAAACTACCTCTGTAAGTAGTTGTAAAAGATTCGTTAATTGCCTGCTCATTATCTACTATTTGGTTAAACTTAGAATAGTTCATAGTTGCTCCTAAACCTGCTTTTATTTTACCAAAAGTACGCTCAAAAGATCCGTTTGCAGAAAAGGTTTCGTCTGCAAAGTTAGAATTAAATGGAGACGATATTCTGTTAGATGTTTGTATAAACTCATCATCTGATGTTGCTGGATAATCTGGATTAGGGAAATTTAAGAAGTCTGATATATTACGTACTTGGTCTACCCTTTTGTTATATGAAAGTGATGCTCTAATATTACTAAAATTAAACATATTAAAATTATTGTAACGCAAGCTTAAGTTATGAGATAGTGCACTTTCTAAATCTCTATTACCTTGAAAAAGAGAGTTATAATTGTTCATGACAAAAGAAGATGCAAACTGGTTCACATCAGAAAAACTTGTCATCATTCTGTAACTAAAGTTGATATCTTCACTCTTTTTTAGTTGTAACCTTGTATTAAAACTTGGTAGTAAACGAACAAAGTCATCTGTAACAGTAGATCCTAATTGTTCATTTTTTGTAGTGTAGTTATGTACAGACAAACCAGGTGTAAATGTAAATGCACCAGCTTTTACTCTGTACTCAAAAGCCATATAAATATCTATAAAGTTATACTTTACATCATTTTCTACAGAGCTAACAGCATCGTTTAATGTAAACTTGTTTCCGTTGTTTAGAATCTGAAAAATTTCTGAATTAAATTTTTGTGTACTTAATAAAGAACCAAGCGTAAACTTTACATTACTCTTATCGCCTGTAATATACCAGTAATCTATTCTTGCATCTAGCTTATTGGTTTTTACTCTTTTGTCTTGTACTACATCATAACCATCTTGGTTTTGGTCCATACCTAAAACCTCATCTAACCTAAACTGGTCACTCTGTGCTAGCGCTGCATTATAAAAAGGGTCTTCTTCTTGTATTAGATACTGCGCTTCTACTGCAAATATATTTTTAGCGTTTAATGTGTAATAGTAATTAGCGTTTTGATTTATACTGTATGGATCTTGTTTTTGAACCTCATCTATATTACCTGTTAAATTAGAGAACAAATCTTGTACTTCTTTTTGGCTAGATATTCTACCAAAAATATCATAATCAAAATGATTATCTGCATTAGGCTTGTAGCTAGAACTTAACTTAATTAAAGCCAAATCACTTCTTTGGTTTGTAACACTTTCTGTTAATTCATCTGGTGAAGGCTGGCTACCA containing:
- the metK gene encoding methionine adenosyltransferase; this encodes MAYLFTSESVSEGHPDKIADQISDALLDNFLAFDPESKVACETLVTTGQVVLAGEVKSNTYVDLQNIAREVINNIGYTKGAYQFSGDSCGVISLIHEQSQDINQGVDRGSKEEQGAGDQGMMFGYASKETENYMPLALDISHKILQELAALRRDGKEISYLRPDAKAQVTIEYSDDNVPQRIDTIVVSTQHDDFDADDEKMLAQIKSDIISILMPKVIAQFPEKVQALFTDKIQYHINPTGKFVIGGPHGDTGLTGRKIIVDTYGGKGAHGGGAFSGKDPSKVDRSAAYAARHAAKNLVAAGIADEILVQVSYAIGVVEPTSIYVDTYGTAKVNLTDGEIAKTVAQIFDMRPFAIEDRLKLRNPIYLETAAYGHMGKEPKTITKVFESPYNGKVEKEVELFTWEKLDMVNAVKAAFNL
- a CDS encoding O-acetylhomoserine aminocarboxypropyltransferase/cysteine synthase family protein produces the protein MSTQKLATNALHAGHNPSETAGTRAVPIYQTSSYVFKDTDHAANLFSLSELGFIYTRLNNPTNQILQDRLAAAEGGVGAVVFASGTAAISTGLLTLLRAGDHIVASSSLYGGTFNLLNVTLPRLGITTTFVDASNPESFGKAVQENTRAFFVESLGNPKLDVLDLKAISKEAKAAKVPFIVDNTVASPALLNPIEHGANLVIHSLTKYIGGQGTSLGGAIVDAGTFDWTNGKFPEFTEPSAGYHGLVYSEALGNAAFTYKLILEGLRDFGGALSPFNAFQIIQGLETLPVRIKQHSANALELATWLEGRDEVAWVNYPGLESNKYYDLAKEYLPKGQSGLVTFGLKDGFEAAKKVTDATKIFSLLANIGDTKSLIIHPASTTHQQLTVEQQESAGVGQDLIRLSVGLEDVDDLKLDLEEAFKVIKAEVIA
- a CDS encoding carboxypeptidase-like regulatory domain-containing protein, giving the protein MKKIIKFFMVMACIAITGVVQAQKITVTGVVMDSLNNPLEMANVVAINAETKALDGFGITNEKGIYKMNVEENSKYNIKVSYLGFKTREIILETKEADIKRDFTLLDEAESLDGVEITYEMPVNVKGDTIEYNADSFATGTEKKLEDVLKNLPGVEVNDDGEIEVEGQSVGKVMVEGKDFFDGDSKLASKNIPANALDKIQVLKNYNEVGQLKGVTDNQDSYAINIKLKEGKKNFWFGEITAGVGNKERYIAHPKLFYYNPNYSINLITNFNNIGEVPFTRRDYFRFTGGFGNGGSANTGTSFNVGSSDMGFLTLQNNRAQEISSKFGAANFSYSPKKTWDLSGFAIYSGNVTDMQQNTFRQYKANADGSQPSPDELTESVTNQRSDLALIKLSSSYKPNADNHFDYDIFGRISSQKEVQDLFSNLTGNIDEVQKQDPYSINQNANYYYTLNAKNIFAVEAQYLIQEEDPFYNAALAQSDQFRLDEVLGMDQNQDGYDVVQDKRVKTNKLDARIDYWYITGDKSNVKFTLGSLLSTQKFNSEIFQILNNGNKFTLNDAVSSVENDVKYNFIDIYMAFEYRVKAGAFTFTPGLSVHNYTTKNEQLGSTVTDDFVRLLPSFNTRLQLKKSEDINFSYRMMTSFSDVNQFASSFVMNNYNSLFQGNRDLESALSHNLSLRYNNFNMFNFSNIRASLSYNKRVDQVRNISDFLNFPNPDYPATSDDEFIQTSNRISSPFNSNFADETFSANGSFERTFGKIKAGLGATMNYSKFNQIVDNEQAINESFTTTYRGSLGTRFLNAPNIEFGYNLAVNNYEQPNGSSIKYYTHQPSVKLDATFLRDFIFNADYSYYNYKNEIESLNTYSFMDATLGYQKKDSKWEYILGVTNLFNTESLNQDSDNTLFVSTSEYFIQPRYVTLKVRYNL